A single window of Oxyura jamaicensis isolate SHBP4307 breed ruddy duck chromosome 3, BPBGC_Ojam_1.0, whole genome shotgun sequence DNA harbors:
- the CENPW gene encoding centromere protein W, protein MRRGAPRGTLRGLLRSHKPQLRLAASGDLLVHLNFLMFLHRLAEEARTNAFENKSKTIKPEHTIAAAKVILKRSRG, encoded by the exons ATGAGGCGCGGCGCGCCCCGCGGCACCCTGCGCGGCCTCCTGAGGAGCCACAAGCCCCAGCTGCGCCTGGCCGCCAGCGGAGACCTGCTG gtaCATTTGAACTTCTTAATGTTTCTCCATCGGCTAGCAGAAGAAGCCAGGACAAATGCTTTTgagaacaaaagtaaaacaattaaACCTGAGCATACTATAGCTGCAGCAAAG gttattttaaagagaagcaGAGGCTAG